Proteins encoded within one genomic window of Dyadobacter chenhuakuii:
- a CDS encoding toxin-antitoxin system TumE family protein gives MEIFKWLDDKRFVASYTINDFREFSESYYINLEIRFHNDTSLYVREYVEANRRKYAFHWQKENGDLLIRWDNAPHFPNLPTFPHHKHRADGTVQESTDISLDDVFEYIKKELAT, from the coding sequence ATGGAGATTTTCAAGTGGCTGGATGACAAGCGTTTCGTCGCTTCCTATACAATTAATGACTTCCGCGAATTTTCTGAGAGCTATTATATTAATCTGGAAATCAGATTTCATAACGATACATCGCTTTATGTAAGAGAATACGTAGAGGCAAACCGCAGGAAATATGCATTTCATTGGCAAAAAGAAAACGGAGATTTGCTTATACGCTGGGATAACGCGCCGCACTTCCCAAACTTGCCGACTTTTCCCCACCATAAACATAGAGCCGACGGGACCGTTCAGGAAAGCACTGATATTTCCCTAGACGATGTTTTTGAATATATTAAAAAAGAGCTGGCTACCTAA
- a CDS encoding CCA tRNA nucleotidyltransferase, translating to MNFKEQLIQYPILEIVAKAAAELGVEAYVIGGFVRDLILKRNSKDIDIVSIGSGIELAESVASQLGPDVFVSIYKTFGTAQIRQGDLEIEFVGARKESYRADSRKPAVEDGTLSDDQNRRDFTINAMGISLNKGTFGELVDPFEGMRDIKRKIIRTPLEPEITFSDDPLRMMRAIRFASQLNFDIEPNTFDAIIKMKDRIEIVSMERISDELNKIILSPTPSYGFKLLYHAGILQIIFPEMIELLGVQTIDGKGHKDNFYHTLQVLDNVSQNTDDLWLRWAAILHDIAKPATKKFDKRVGWSFHNHEEVGARMVPVIFRRMKLPLNEKMRFVKKLVRLHLRPIVLSKEEITDSAMRRLLVEAGEDIEALMKLCRADITSKNPDKVKRFLQNFDLVEQKLKDLEERDKLRNFQPVITGEMIMQAFGLKPAKEVGIIKEVIREAILEGIIPNEFDPAYAYMVQEGEKMGLTLQS from the coding sequence ATGAATTTTAAAGAGCAGTTAATCCAGTATCCGATTCTTGAAATTGTGGCGAAGGCTGCGGCGGAGCTGGGGGTGGAGGCATATGTTATCGGTGGATTTGTAAGGGACCTGATACTCAAAAGGAATAGTAAAGATATTGACATCGTTTCGATCGGGAGCGGCATTGAACTGGCCGAAAGTGTTGCCAGCCAGCTCGGCCCCGACGTTTTTGTGAGCATATACAAGACCTTCGGCACGGCGCAAATCCGCCAGGGCGATCTGGAAATCGAATTTGTAGGGGCGCGCAAAGAATCTTACCGCGCGGATTCCCGGAAACCCGCAGTGGAAGACGGCACATTGAGCGACGATCAGAACCGGCGTGATTTTACAATCAATGCCATGGGGATCAGCCTTAATAAGGGAACATTCGGTGAGCTCGTGGATCCGTTTGAAGGGATGCGGGATATAAAAAGAAAGATCATCCGAACGCCGCTGGAACCGGAGATTACATTCTCCGACGACCCGCTGCGTATGATGCGGGCGATCCGCTTTGCCAGCCAACTTAACTTCGACATTGAGCCCAATACATTCGACGCGATCATTAAAATGAAGGATCGCATTGAGATCGTTTCGATGGAGCGCATTTCGGATGAACTGAATAAAATAATCCTGTCACCAACACCTTCTTACGGTTTCAAGTTGCTGTATCACGCAGGCATTTTACAAATCATTTTCCCGGAAATGATCGAATTGCTTGGCGTGCAAACCATTGATGGCAAGGGACATAAGGATAATTTTTACCATACATTACAAGTGCTGGACAATGTGTCCCAAAACACAGATGATCTTTGGCTGCGCTGGGCAGCGATCCTGCACGATATTGCGAAACCTGCCACCAAGAAATTTGATAAACGCGTCGGCTGGTCATTCCATAACCACGAGGAAGTAGGTGCGCGCATGGTGCCCGTCATTTTCCGGCGGATGAAACTGCCTTTGAATGAAAAAATGCGTTTTGTTAAAAAGCTTGTGCGATTGCATTTGCGGCCCATCGTTTTGTCCAAAGAAGAAATAACAGACTCCGCCATGCGACGCCTGCTCGTGGAAGCGGGAGAAGACATTGAGGCATTGATGAAACTCTGCCGGGCCGACATTACTTCCAAAAACCCCGATAAAGTAAAGCGCTTCCTGCAAAACTTTGATCTGGTGGAACAGAAGTTGAAGGACCTCGAAGAACGCGATAAGCTGCGCAACTTCCAACCCGTTATTACGGGCGAAATGATCATGCAAGCGTTCGGCTTGAAACCGGCAAAGGAAGTCGGCATCATCAAAGAGGTGATACGGGAGGCCATTCTGGAAGGCATTATTCCAAATGAATTTGATCCCGCATACGCGTATATGGTGCAAGAGGGCGAAAAAATGGGCTTAACTTTACAATCATAA
- a CDS encoding MarR family winged helix-turn-helix transcriptional regulator: MSIETDIKQKKFRSAYQRLALNLVYTTNWLESKQLEFFKGHDITSQQYNVLRILRGQQQNPIKVSDITERMLDKNSNTSRLVDKLLAKNLAKRSSCPNDRRAVDVLITEDGLKLLEELDPFVEEWENRFNVISSEEADQISALLDKLRESNK, from the coding sequence ATGTCTATTGAAACTGATATAAAACAAAAAAAATTTCGAAGCGCCTATCAGCGTCTTGCATTGAACCTGGTTTATACAACCAACTGGCTGGAATCCAAACAACTTGAATTTTTTAAAGGGCACGACATCACCAGCCAGCAATATAATGTACTTCGGATCCTGCGCGGACAGCAACAAAATCCGATCAAGGTAAGTGACATTACGGAAAGGATGTTGGATAAAAATTCTAATACATCGAGGTTAGTGGATAAGCTGTTGGCCAAAAACCTTGCAAAACGATCATCCTGCCCCAACGACAGGCGCGCTGTGGATGTGTTGATTACCGAAGACGGCTTGAAATTGCTGGAAGAACTTGATCCGTTCGTGGAAGAATGGGAAAACCGTTTCAATGTGATTTCCAGCGAAGAGGCAGACCAGATCAGCGCTTTGCTTGACAAACTTCGGGAATCAAATAAGTGA
- a CDS encoding YceI family protein, translating into MKSVKFFLASVAVALFVSGSVSADDKVKKATNLKVNTSKSELTWVGKKVTGEHTGKIALKEGTIVMDGAKLTGGKFVADLTTITNTDLTDKEYNGKLIGHLKSDDFFGVEKHPTATFVVTKATPKSTGVYEVTGDLTIKGITKPVTFPVTVKTTATGAEATGKIVVDRSKYDIKYNSKSFFENLGDKMINDDFTIDVKLVASK; encoded by the coding sequence ATGAAATCCGTTAAATTCTTCCTCGCTTCTGTTGCTGTTGCTTTGTTTGTATCAGGCTCTGTTTCAGCTGACGACAAAGTTAAAAAAGCAACTAATCTGAAAGTAAACACTTCAAAAAGTGAGCTTACCTGGGTAGGCAAAAAAGTCACTGGTGAGCATACCGGCAAAATCGCTTTGAAAGAAGGCACTATCGTTATGGACGGCGCTAAATTGACAGGCGGAAAATTTGTTGCCGACCTGACAACAATTACAAACACCGATCTTACCGACAAAGAATACAATGGCAAGTTGATCGGCCACTTGAAATCTGACGATTTTTTCGGCGTTGAAAAACACCCAACTGCAACATTCGTAGTAACGAAAGCGACACCAAAATCAACTGGCGTTTACGAAGTTACGGGCGACCTGACGATCAAAGGCATTACAAAACCTGTAACTTTTCCAGTAACTGTTAAAACAACGGCAACTGGTGCAGAAGCAACTGGCAAAATTGTTGTTGACCGTTCGAAATACGATATCAAATACAACTCCAAGTCTTTCTTCGAAAACCTTGGTGACAAAATGATCAACGATGATTTCACGATTGACGTGAAACTGGTTGCTTCAAAATAA
- the mtgA gene encoding monofunctional biosynthetic peptidoglycan transglycosylase, translating to MLRRLQFIALRILIVFFVLSIFWVLVLKFLPVWVTPFMLSRKIEAFRADEDTEIHHDWEPYENISKEVALAVVASEDQNFPNHWGFDFDQIYNAVTEKRKRARGASTISQQVAKNVFLWHGRSFVRKGLEAYFTVLIEVIWDKERILEVYLNVAEMGRMTFGVEAASLRYYKKSAKKLSRAEAARIAAVLPNPVRFSIKNPSGYVQKRTGQIVRQMRYLGGQKYIADL from the coding sequence ATGCTCCGCCGTTTGCAATTTATTGCGCTTAGAATTCTCATTGTTTTTTTCGTTCTTTCAATCTTTTGGGTGCTGGTTTTGAAGTTCTTACCGGTTTGGGTAACGCCATTTATGCTATCCAGAAAAATCGAAGCGTTCCGGGCCGACGAGGACACGGAAATCCATCACGATTGGGAGCCTTATGAAAATATTTCAAAGGAAGTTGCGCTGGCGGTTGTAGCATCCGAAGATCAGAATTTCCCGAACCACTGGGGATTCGATTTTGACCAGATCTATAATGCAGTGACAGAGAAGCGGAAACGCGCGCGCGGAGCCAGTACGATCTCGCAGCAGGTTGCCAAAAACGTCTTCCTATGGCATGGCAGAAGCTTTGTCAGGAAAGGTTTGGAGGCTTATTTCACTGTCTTAATCGAAGTTATCTGGGATAAAGAGCGCATTCTGGAAGTCTATTTGAATGTTGCAGAAATGGGGAGAATGACATTTGGCGTAGAAGCAGCCTCATTAAGATACTACAAGAAATCTGCCAAAAAGCTATCCCGCGCCGAAGCCGCCCGCATCGCCGCAGTGCTCCCAAACCCCGTCCGTTTCTCGATCAAAAACCCATCCGGCTACGTCCAAAAACGAACCGGTCAGATCGTACGGCAAATGCGGTATCTGGGTGGGCAGAAGTATATTGCGGATTTGTGA
- a CDS encoding DUF2851 family protein, with protein sequence MNEDILSFIWRFQYFANEALCTDEGSKLSILRTGHRNANAGPDFSEARVNIEDCQWIGSIEIHVKSSDWFLHNHETDPAYETVILHVVWENDRPIIRRDGTLLPTLTLKNIVNQSVLERYATLQDETETIPCASMFAQVHDIQKYGMLDRVLLERLDRKAALVMDLLSKNNNDWEETAYQWLGRHFGFKLNEAPFARLTEIVPWKIIRKHREKVNQIEALLFGCAGLIPADSNDPYIRQLRAEHQFLSAKYGLKDQQMNGHEWKNLRMRPAGFPTVRLAQFARLLHKNGNLFPEIISAQSFSNLQAMFQIEQSDYWQDHYLFGKKSKGKVPFLGKDSANLLIVNGAVPLLVAYAKHRQQPELLEKAIYWLSEIGAEKNRITREWEILGMNVKTAADSQALIEWYNNYCTFRKCLECTVGATLVRSVSP encoded by the coding sequence ATGAATGAAGATATCCTGAGTTTTATATGGCGATTCCAATATTTCGCCAACGAAGCCCTTTGCACCGATGAAGGCAGCAAGCTCTCCATCCTCCGAACAGGCCACAGGAACGCCAATGCAGGCCCTGATTTTTCCGAAGCGCGGGTCAATATCGAAGATTGTCAATGGATAGGAAGCATTGAAATACATGTTAAATCCTCCGACTGGTTTCTGCATAACCATGAAACCGATCCTGCATATGAAACAGTGATCCTGCATGTGGTGTGGGAAAATGACCGGCCCATTATAAGGCGGGACGGCACATTACTGCCGACTCTGACATTAAAGAACATCGTCAATCAATCGGTTCTGGAACGATATGCGACATTGCAGGATGAAACCGAGACGATTCCATGTGCATCCATGTTCGCGCAGGTGCACGACATACAAAAATACGGAATGCTCGACCGCGTACTGCTCGAAAGGCTCGATCGGAAAGCCGCGCTGGTGATGGATTTACTAAGTAAAAACAACAACGATTGGGAAGAAACGGCTTATCAATGGTTGGGCAGGCATTTTGGTTTTAAATTAAATGAAGCACCATTCGCGCGGCTTACTGAAATTGTTCCCTGGAAAATAATCCGGAAACACCGCGAAAAAGTCAACCAGATTGAAGCATTGCTTTTCGGTTGTGCAGGACTCATCCCCGCCGACTCCAATGACCCTTACATTCGTCAGCTACGAGCGGAACATCAATTTTTGAGTGCGAAATATGGTTTGAAAGATCAGCAAATGAATGGTCATGAATGGAAGAACCTGCGGATGCGGCCTGCTGGTTTCCCAACGGTTCGCCTCGCTCAATTTGCCCGGTTGCTGCATAAAAACGGGAATCTGTTTCCTGAGATTATATCTGCGCAGTCGTTTTCGAACTTGCAGGCCATGTTCCAGATAGAGCAGTCGGATTATTGGCAGGACCATTATCTTTTTGGTAAAAAATCAAAAGGTAAGGTGCCGTTTCTGGGAAAAGACTCAGCAAACTTACTGATTGTCAATGGCGCTGTGCCACTTTTGGTCGCCTATGCAAAGCACCGGCAACAGCCCGAACTGCTGGAAAAGGCCATTTATTGGTTGTCGGAAATCGGCGCAGAAAAAAACCGCATTACGCGGGAGTGGGAAATATTAGGAATGAATGTCAAGACCGCCGCTGATTCTCAGGCGCTTATAGAGTGGTATAACAATTACTGTACATTCCGGAAATGTCTGGAATGCACAGTTGGAGCCACACTGGTGCGCTCGGTCAGCCCTTAA
- a CDS encoding endonuclease/exonuclease/phosphatase family protein, translated as MKKIAFALSLMLALSQSTFAQKNTINVASYNLRYNTANDGVNAWPNRKENVKGLIRFHEFDIFGVQEALIGQLKDVAELTEFIFYGKGRDDGKEGGEHSAIFYKKDRFKALQSGDFWLSETPDKPGKGWDATCCNRIASWVKFQDLLSKKEFYFFNVHFDHQGVEARRQSGHLMVKKISEIAGKSTVILTGDFNSTPETEQIKTIQGLLNDSHEVTKQPPYGPEGTFNSFKFDAAMDKRIDYIFVSKNINVLKYGVLTDAKEQRYPSDHQPVLIKVEIK; from the coding sequence ATGAAAAAAATCGCCTTCGCCCTTTCCCTGATGTTAGCATTATCGCAAAGCACTTTTGCGCAAAAAAATACGATCAATGTTGCCTCTTATAACCTCCGCTATAACACCGCGAATGATGGTGTAAACGCCTGGCCCAACCGCAAGGAAAATGTGAAAGGGTTGATCCGGTTCCATGAATTTGACATCTTCGGTGTACAAGAAGCACTGATAGGTCAATTAAAAGATGTGGCCGAATTGACAGAATTCATATTCTACGGAAAAGGCCGGGATGATGGCAAGGAAGGCGGAGAACATTCGGCCATCTTTTACAAAAAAGACCGTTTCAAAGCCCTGCAATCAGGCGATTTCTGGCTTAGCGAAACACCCGACAAGCCTGGCAAGGGCTGGGACGCAACCTGCTGTAACAGAATTGCTTCGTGGGTCAAGTTTCAGGATTTGCTAAGCAAAAAAGAATTCTATTTTTTCAATGTTCATTTTGATCACCAGGGTGTTGAGGCCCGCAGACAATCGGGTCATTTAATGGTGAAGAAGATCAGCGAGATCGCCGGAAAATCTACGGTTATCCTTACAGGTGATTTCAACTCAACGCCTGAGACCGAGCAGATTAAGACCATCCAAGGATTGCTTAACGATTCGCATGAGGTTACAAAACAGCCTCCTTACGGTCCGGAAGGAACATTTAACAGTTTCAAATTTGACGCGGCTATGGACAAACGCATCGATTATATTTTTGTAAGCAAGAACATTAATGTGCTTAAATACGGCGTTCTAACAGATGCCAAAGAGCAACGTTACCCATCTGATCACCAGCCTGTTTTGATCAAGGTTGAGATCAAGTAA
- a CDS encoding Maf family nucleotide pyrophosphatase, with protein MIQLQKPLILASNSPRRKQLLADAGFDFTVEVLPTDETFPATLPAEAVADYISREKAEMFLGLRPDDMVLTADTIVVADHEILGKPADFQEAFQMLQKLSGKTHTVITSVSLLDDNSIQTVSDVAEVTFSRLEDWELTHYIDQYKPFDKAGSYGIQEWIGMVGVEKIQGSFYTIMGLPVHIVYKLLKPYFIR; from the coding sequence ATGATTCAGTTACAAAAACCCCTTATACTCGCTTCTAATTCACCGCGCCGCAAGCAGTTGCTGGCAGATGCAGGATTTGATTTTACTGTGGAAGTGCTGCCAACGGACGAGACATTCCCGGCCACATTACCAGCCGAAGCGGTTGCCGATTATATTTCACGGGAAAAGGCAGAAATGTTCCTCGGCCTCCGGCCGGACGACATGGTCTTGACCGCGGATACGATTGTAGTCGCAGATCATGAAATCCTGGGAAAGCCGGCCGATTTTCAGGAGGCATTTCAAATGCTGCAAAAGCTGTCCGGCAAGACGCATACGGTGATTACATCGGTGAGTTTGCTGGATGATAACAGCATTCAGACTGTGTCAGATGTTGCGGAAGTGACATTCAGCAGACTGGAAGATTGGGAGTTAACGCACTACATTGACCAATATAAGCCTTTCGACAAAGCCGGTTCCTATGGCATCCAGGAATGGATCGGGATGGTTGGGGTTGAAAAAATTCAGGGATCATTTTACACGATTATGGGCTTACCGGTGCATATTGTTTATAAATTGCTGAAACCTTATTTCATCCGCTGA
- a CDS encoding metallophosphoesterase family protein: MLSDRRSFLEKMSQIGALSLLPLSAAQAGDSNASLEEKNHFVAGPYLQNMGTNEVTIMWITHKNSFSWVEYGAGTYTSKREFGYNNGLIEANNRINKVTLSGLNAGTEHKYKIVSTEITGYKGSKVEFGDTIASAMFGFKTPAENEEEFKMVIFNDIHDRPQIIPQLLYRHGYTGNNRDYDFVVFNGDCFDWVTEEIQMVNHLIKPATDIFASEIPFILTQGNHECRGSFSRHIPAYYAYPENKYYYAFTRGPVRFVVLDSGEDKTDDSVEYGGLSAFDRYREVQKKWLEKEVESTDFKKADFRIVLIHISPYHSGDWHGTLHCRELFGPVLNKAKIDLQISGHTHRYATHEPDATHNYPIVIGGGPLEGKRTLIKLHATKKHLDLKMIRDDGEVVGKFLLAKKGK, encoded by the coding sequence ATGCTTTCAGACAGAAGGTCGTTTCTTGAAAAAATGTCGCAGATCGGCGCGCTGAGCCTCTTGCCATTATCTGCTGCGCAAGCCGGCGACTCCAATGCTTCGTTAGAAGAAAAAAACCATTTCGTGGCGGGCCCTTATTTACAAAATATGGGCACCAACGAGGTGACCATCATGTGGATCACGCATAAAAACAGTTTCAGCTGGGTCGAATACGGGGCCGGGACTTACACCAGCAAGCGGGAATTTGGCTATAACAACGGACTGATTGAAGCTAATAATCGCATCAATAAGGTGACATTAAGCGGATTAAATGCGGGCACGGAGCACAAATACAAAATTGTTTCCACGGAAATAACGGGCTATAAAGGCTCGAAAGTTGAGTTTGGCGACACCATTGCCAGTGCGATGTTTGGCTTCAAAACACCGGCTGAAAATGAGGAAGAGTTTAAAATGGTAATCTTCAACGACATTCACGACCGTCCGCAAATTATCCCGCAACTCCTTTACCGCCACGGTTATACGGGTAACAACCGCGATTATGACTTTGTGGTTTTCAACGGCGATTGTTTTGATTGGGTAACCGAAGAAATTCAGATGGTTAACCATTTGATCAAGCCCGCAACGGACATATTTGCTTCCGAAATCCCATTTATCCTCACGCAGGGAAATCATGAATGCCGGGGAAGCTTTTCGAGGCATATTCCGGCTTATTATGCCTATCCCGAAAACAAATATTACTATGCTTTCACGCGCGGACCGGTGCGGTTCGTGGTCCTGGATTCGGGGGAGGACAAGACGGATGACAGCGTGGAATATGGCGGACTTTCGGCCTTTGACCGTTATCGTGAGGTTCAGAAGAAGTGGTTGGAAAAAGAAGTGGAATCCACGGATTTCAAGAAAGCCGATTTCCGGATCGTCCTCATCCACATATCGCCTTACCATTCCGGGGATTGGCATGGAACATTACATTGTCGCGAGCTTTTCGGCCCGGTTTTGAACAAGGCAAAAATCGACTTGCAGATCTCCGGCCATACGCACCGCTACGCCACGCACGAGCCGGACGCAACGCACAATTATCCGATTGTGATCGGCGGGGGCCCGCTGGAAGGCAAAAGAACATTGATCAAACTGCATGCGACCAAAAAACACCTTGACCTGAAAATGATCCGGGACGATGGCGAAGTGGTCGGAAAGTTTCTGCTTGCAAAAAAGGGAAAATGA
- a CDS encoding type I restriction enzyme HsdR N-terminal domain-containing protein, with product MESLNLPTFAYKVKHVNGKPHIFDIIRRKFVSLTPEEWVRQHFIHLLITEYGYPKSLFAVETGLQYNTLAKRTDIMVLSGESLPFLLVECKAPFITVNDATFAQISRYNFTLQPQYLAVTNGMAHYCFKAVNGQIHFMDDFPKYREFNN from the coding sequence ATGGAATCTTTGAACCTCCCGACGTTTGCTTACAAAGTTAAGCACGTTAACGGGAAACCGCATATTTTCGACATTATACGCAGGAAATTCGTGTCGCTCACGCCGGAGGAATGGGTAAGGCAGCATTTTATTCATTTGCTGATCACAGAATATGGTTATCCTAAATCCCTTTTCGCCGTAGAAACGGGCCTGCAATACAATACATTAGCGAAACGGACGGACATTATGGTCCTGTCCGGCGAATCGCTTCCGTTTTTACTGGTGGAATGCAAAGCGCCTTTCATTACTGTGAATGATGCCACCTTTGCGCAGATCAGCCGATACAACTTCACATTACAACCTCAATATCTGGCTGTTACCAATGGCATGGCCCACTATTGCTTCAAAGCGGTGAACGGACAGATTCATTTTATGGATGATTTTCCAAAATACAGGGAATTCAACAACTGA
- a CDS encoding AMP nucleosidase, with protein MTTKEQIVENWLPRYTGTAVEDFGSYILLTNFGNYVTMFAEKFNVEVKGQGRAMQTATAKDITIINFGMGSPMAATVMDLLSAISPKAVLFLGKCGGLKKTQVGDLILPIAAIRGEGTSDDYMPSEIPALPSFRLQSTVSASIAKNKMDYWTGTVYTTNRRIWEHDDSFKEYLRDIRAMAIDMETATIFIVGFANSIPHGALLLVSDNPLVPEGVKTEESDKKVTTNYVKMHLEIGIESLTELARSGASVKHLRFEN; from the coding sequence ATGACTACTAAGGAACAAATCGTCGAAAACTGGCTGCCGCGCTACACTGGTACGGCCGTTGAGGACTTTGGAAGTTACATTCTGCTGACCAATTTCGGGAATTACGTGACCATGTTTGCGGAGAAATTCAATGTTGAGGTAAAAGGACAGGGGCGTGCGATGCAAACGGCTACTGCTAAGGATATTACCATCATTAACTTCGGCATGGGAAGTCCAATGGCTGCGACAGTGATGGACCTTTTATCTGCCATTAGTCCAAAAGCGGTTTTGTTTTTAGGTAAATGCGGCGGCTTGAAAAAGACCCAGGTAGGCGATCTTATTTTGCCTATCGCAGCCATTCGCGGCGAAGGAACCAGTGATGACTATATGCCTTCGGAAATTCCTGCATTACCATCATTCCGCCTGCAAAGCACGGTTTCGGCCAGTATTGCCAAGAATAAAATGGATTACTGGACCGGAACGGTTTACACCACGAACCGGAGAATCTGGGAACATGACGACAGCTTCAAAGAATATCTGCGCGATATCCGCGCTATGGCCATTGACATGGAGACGGCTACGATTTTTATTGTCGGTTTTGCCAATTCCATTCCGCATGGCGCATTGCTTTTGGTATCCGACAACCCGTTGGTTCCGGAAGGGGTAAAAACAGAGGAAAGTGATAAAAAAGTGACTACTAATTATGTCAAAATGCACCTTGAAATCGGCATTGAATCATTGACGGAACTGGCGAGGTCCGGTGCGTCTGTGAAACATCTGCGATTTGAAAATTGA
- a CDS encoding globin domain-containing protein, producing the protein MSEATLYERIGGDAALRQLTDKFYDLVFNHELISRLFKSDKEEIKEKQRLFLTQFLGGPQLYSDIHGHPMMRARHMPHVITEDDAVAWLQCMSEAVGTLPISKELKDELFDRFPRTAFFMVNR; encoded by the coding sequence ATGAGTGAAGCTACATTATATGAGCGCATCGGCGGCGATGCGGCGCTAAGGCAATTAACGGATAAATTTTACGACCTGGTTTTCAATCATGAGTTGATTTCCAGGCTGTTCAAAAGTGATAAAGAAGAAATAAAGGAGAAACAGCGCCTCTTCCTCACCCAATTTCTAGGCGGCCCGCAACTCTACTCCGACATTCACGGCCACCCCATGATGCGCGCCCGCCACATGCCCCACGTCATCACCGAAGACGACGCCGTAGCATGGCTGCAATGCATGTCCGAAGCAGTAGGAACGCTCCCCATCAGCAAGGAGCTCAAAGACGAGTTATTCGACCGTTTTCCCAGGACAGCATTTTTCATGGTAAATCGGTGA